In one window of Niallia sp. Man26 DNA:
- a CDS encoding MurR/RpiR family transcriptional regulator encodes MNELNINTNPGFFTRINAAMSKLRDSEKKIIEFIEQNQDEIIHLSITEVAERSETSESSVVRLCKRLGYKGFQDLKINLAKEVIAPEKQIHEVIEKGDDVVMIKKKVFQSNIQALYDSIEVCSDDELRKAVDAISKARVIELYGTGGSGAVAADAHHKLLKLGIKSFTYSDPVLQAMSASVLTPEDVVIAISHTGSNTDVLAAVKIAKEAGAAIICITNSSKSPITKISDIVLQTASKETLFRTDAISSRIAQLTIIDILVASVANQQYELYYSNLQKTRKSTTDKKM; translated from the coding sequence ATGAACGAATTGAATATCAATACAAATCCTGGTTTTTTCACAAGAATAAATGCTGCCATGTCAAAACTAAGGGATTCTGAGAAAAAGATTATAGAGTTTATTGAACAAAACCAAGATGAGATAATTCATCTTTCCATTACAGAAGTCGCTGAAAGAAGTGAAACAAGTGAATCTTCTGTTGTCCGTTTATGTAAACGCCTTGGTTATAAGGGGTTTCAAGACTTAAAAATAAACTTGGCAAAGGAAGTCATTGCCCCTGAAAAACAAATTCATGAAGTGATTGAAAAGGGCGATGACGTTGTCATGATTAAAAAGAAGGTATTCCAGTCAAATATTCAGGCACTTTATGATTCAATCGAGGTTTGCAGTGACGATGAATTAAGAAAAGCAGTGGACGCTATATCAAAAGCTCGCGTAATTGAACTATATGGAACGGGCGGCTCAGGGGCAGTCGCAGCGGATGCTCATCATAAACTGTTAAAGCTAGGTATAAAATCATTTACCTATAGCGATCCTGTCCTTCAGGCTATGTCAGCAAGTGTACTCACACCTGAAGATGTTGTTATCGCCATTTCACATACAGGCTCTAACACAGACGTTTTAGCGGCGGTGAAAATTGCAAAAGAAGCAGGAGCTGCCATCATATGTATTACGAATTCTTCAAAGTCTCCTATTACTAAAATTTCGGATATTGTGCTGCAAACAGCTTCTAAAGAGACCTTATTTCGAACAGATGCCATTTCATCAAGGATTGCTCAATTAACTATTATTGATATTTTAGTTGCTTCTGTTGCGAATCAGCAATA
- a CDS encoding alpha-amylase family glycosyl hydrolase, whose translation MRNWYGVKLSLPQTVSLSSQVSAQSGESQYDKDGVFYEIYVKSFYDSDSNGHGDLKGVISQLDYLNDGNRSTSKDLQVNGMWLMPINTSPSYHKYDVTDYYNIDPEYGTLEDFRNLTNEAHKRGMKVIMDLVVNHTSSEHPWFKEASQDINSKYRTYYVWADEHADLNETGSWGQQVWYKNPNGEGYYYGTFWSGMPDLNFNHHDVRAEMIKIGQYWLSQGADGFRLDAAMHIYKGQTEDGAANNLEWWKEFRAVMQQSKPDVYLVGEVWDLPEVVAPYYEALDSAFNFHLADKIILSVKSGTDQGITAAALATAALYHTYNPTIIDAIFLSNHDQNRVMSELNSDAAKAKSAASILLTLPGNPFIYYGEEIGMTGAKPDEFIREPFRWFEGDGEGQTSWQTPTYNIGGNGISVEAQDNDQASLLNHYRKMIRVRQGYDELLKGNLEAMEVNNAKIVAYKRTLHQTIQIYHNISNETVAVTIAGNGEVVFSSEAGVIKNDSMLTIPANTTVLVK comes from the coding sequence TTGAGAAATTGGTACGGAGTAAAATTGTCATTGCCGCAAACTGTTAGTTTATCATCTCAGGTAAGTGCTCAAAGCGGGGAAAGCCAATATGATAAAGACGGTGTTTTTTATGAAATCTATGTGAAATCTTTTTATGATTCTGATAGTAATGGCCATGGTGACTTAAAAGGGGTTATCAGTCAGCTTGATTACTTGAATGACGGCAATAGGAGCACCAGTAAAGACTTGCAAGTAAATGGAATGTGGCTGATGCCGATTAATACGTCACCAAGCTACCATAAATATGATGTGACAGATTACTATAATATAGATCCTGAATATGGAACGTTGGAAGATTTTCGTAACCTGACTAATGAAGCACATAAACGGGGCATGAAGGTAATTATGGATTTAGTTGTTAATCATACGAGCAGTGAGCATCCTTGGTTTAAGGAAGCCAGTCAAGATATAAACAGTAAATACCGTACTTATTATGTGTGGGCAGATGAACATGCCGATTTAAACGAAACAGGATCATGGGGTCAGCAAGTATGGTATAAAAACCCAAACGGAGAGGGCTATTACTATGGCACATTTTGGTCTGGCATGCCTGATTTGAATTTTAATCATCATGACGTTAGAGCAGAAATGATTAAAATTGGGCAGTATTGGCTCAGCCAAGGGGCCGACGGTTTCCGGCTGGATGCGGCGATGCATATCTATAAAGGGCAAACTGAAGATGGTGCAGCTAATAACCTCGAATGGTGGAAAGAATTCAGAGCTGTGATGCAGCAGAGTAAACCAGATGTGTATTTAGTCGGTGAAGTTTGGGATTTGCCAGAGGTAGTTGCACCGTACTATGAGGCATTAGATTCAGCCTTTAATTTCCATTTAGCAGATAAAATCATCCTTTCTGTTAAAAGCGGCACAGATCAAGGTATTACCGCAGCAGCACTAGCAACAGCAGCACTTTACCACACTTATAATCCCACTATAATCGATGCCATTTTCTTATCCAATCATGATCAAAACCGTGTTATGAGCGAGCTGAATAGTGATGCTGCTAAAGCGAAGTCGGCCGCATCCATTCTGTTGACATTGCCTGGCAATCCATTTATCTATTATGGGGAAGAAATCGGTATGACAGGCGCAAAACCAGATGAGTTCATCCGTGAGCCATTCCGTTGGTTTGAAGGCGACGGGGAAGGCCAAACAAGCTGGCAAACACCAACCTACAATATTGGCGGAAATGGTATCTCTGTTGAAGCACAAGACAACGATCAAGCTTCCCTGTTAAACCACTATCGTAAAATGATCCGTGTTCGCCAAGGGTATGACGAGTTACTAAAAGGAAATTTAGAAGCGATGGAAGTCAATAATGCAAAAATAGTCGCCTATAAACGGACCCTCCACCAAACCATCCAGATTTATCATAATATTTCAAATGAGACAGTTGCAGTAACTATTGCCGGCAATGGAGAAGTAGTTTTTTCAAGTGAAGCGGGTGTAATAAAGAATGATTCGATGTTAACTATACCTGCTAATACTACTGTATTAGTAAAATAA